The genomic interval attaaaaattattattttaaatacttataaTACATCTGAACACTACGTTAGTGAAACACATCAATTTATGagcttttttaataattaaaaaaattaacattaataatgaaattattttatacattaGTAATTTATTCACGTGTTTTTCCCATAAATTATTGGGGGtaaaaatttttggatgagtataaataaataaagccaAAATAAGAGGAAAGGTGAGTAAGTGAGTGAGTGCCACCCAATTTGAAAGTTGGAATCAATTAATTAGTATAGGCATAGGGAATTAGCATGGAATGGAATCACGTGCACTGCACGTTCAAAGAGAGAGCACGTGTGGTGCACGTGCAACCCACAATCACTTGTTCGATCCCTCCATTACCAGTGAAATGATTCCTCTTCGAcccctttcctttccttttttttttcttcattccatGGAGAAATAACCAAACCAACAtgcccttctcttctcttctcttctcttcacaattttcttaaaatttaggGGTACCTAAGCTAGTTTCAAAATggtttttggaaatttttgttatttaatttttaggtaaatattatatagtaatttttaaaaaaattaacgatTTTACCCGTCACACCCACTATTAACAAAGTatgaaaaataactattttacttttatttctaAATCATTTCATATGcctttctctttcctcttctcttcttttctctcctcTATCTCTTTCTACGATATTCAACAATACACAGattgtaagtttttttttctctgaCAAAAACTCATTTTTGGTTTGCACACTAGTAAATTCTCGATTAGAACCCACTATGTGGGTCCATCAATAATGGAGCTTCTTAAGAATAAACCCCATCATTACTTGGCAATCGTCGCTCTCAATCTGAACCATCGAGGTTCCTTTATGGAAGATCTGTCTATCGTCATTGATGGGTCAGAATCCATTGATGATGGTTCATGGGTTGGTGGCTACTTAtcacttgtattttttattattttaattataataaaaatgaatattttgaaaattttaacaaaattaattaccatCGCTTAACGACTAAATAAGATGTGTTACATGATAACTAGCTTTAAAGGGAGATTGATGACATTTTGAAAACGCATTAGCTTTTTAACCAACCCTTAGGAGAGTCTACTGAAATgtacctttattttattttttttcataaaaactCCACTATTACAAGATTTGTTATTTTAGTCTTAATTAAGTTTAACTATATCACTTAAAGCTAATTAAGTTAcatttaatacaaataaaataaaaaataaagttggcTATAGCCGCTTGCCAgactttcctttttttttcatcttcctttctttctcttgaaCCCATCACACatgatatgtgtgtgtgaacCATTACTAGGGTCCTACTAGATGGTGGGatgtacaaaaaattaatttaattacagaATTGACTAAAATTAACTAACCGTATAAATTGGGAGacaaaatcgaatcgaaccaaTCAATTAAACCGAATAATTGAATTAACCGAACATAAACCgtataaattgaatcaaaaataaaaaaaaattgaactaacataaaaaatgaaactttCTAATAGACCCAggaaatcaaattaattgagtgacacaaaaaaaaaatcaaaaccaatgATAAACTTCAAGCACCAACTCAagaaaagattttaaaaaaacaacatTGTTGTATACTTTGATTAGTtcggttattttgataaaaaaactaaattaaaaatcaaaaattaaatttcttaaaaaatataattaaaccaAATCATTACAAGAAAATAATCGAACTGAACTGACAAATTCAGTCAATTTGATTCGATAAGttcacttaaattaaattaatttctacTCTTCCCTCGCTATAAAgacatgttaaaaaataaaattaacttaaatggctatttcttgtttatttaggaaaaaaatattaaaatgattaaGGAgtaataaaatactttttagcattaatatataataattattaatataaattaagaaatagaaatattataaataatttatattaataattatttttagtgcTTTAATGGTCAGTACTTTCCATTCGGAATGTGGCACATGTCCTCGGATCGGATCCATGCAGAGTTGCTGTTGCAgacaaaatctctcaaatctctctctcagaCATATAAACAAACACCTTCAGGGTACTTGAAAAGGTTACAACCCTACGGAAGATTCATCAGTCAGTACtactaaacaaatattaattaattaattattagataGAGATACAACAATTGCTAACCCACAAGCAAAATGTTATTTCTATAAACAATtggattattaaaaatataattcaatgcatcaaaatttaaaaatatcctaacattATTTGTCATTTATGGATTGCTAACCCACAAGCAAAATGTTACTTCTATAAACAATTGGATTATTAAGAAGATGAttgaatatgtcaaaatttaaaaatatcctAACGTAATTTGTTATCTATGGATGAAGCCCGATCATACTTCATGATGAAGTCTAGTTGGATttcattattgataaaattcGATAATTGATGATGAAGTCTAATTTGGTCATCGGACTTATACATCTTATTAGTACATGTAACACAATTCcataaatataagaattttgcTACTTTGCCAGTAAGGCTGACCTATAATCTTATAGAGATAAGATATCATACTATTTTGACATTAAAACATAGCAATATATCTTcaccctcttctctctctctctcttttctttctttgctcTAACAATCAACTCTCATCGCTAACCGCGTCTTGTTGTTGCATCCTCCCTCTCACCGTCACTGCATAGTGGAAAAGGTGTGCAACAATAGTGAGAGGAatgatacattgacgagagatGAGATGACGGCGAGAGTCAATTGCTAGAGCAAGGGAATAGGAGAGAGAGGTAAATTGAGTGACTGGTTAATTTTGCAATTAAGTGTtgaatgagagatatttttgtcataataatttttaatgtggcactacctaaaattacaaaaatatccctACGCGCTAGTGGCCTCACTCGCCACGTGGATTGCCCGAAAGGCTGACATATGGCAAGTCAACAATTTGGTGTGGAGTCTGAAAGATCCGGGTCGGACACGAGACCCGTTCCATCTTGACCAAGGTCCTCGAGAGTCGTGCCCACCCATCTCGGATTTTATCTCGAATACCTCAAAGCGGGCCCGCCTATAAAAAATAGAGGTCCTCATCAGGTATAAAAAACTCTCTAGCTTTTACATTTATTACTAcatgcatttactctactaatttgagcgtcggaatccaccccgggggaccctAGCTCCGTCAATCTATTGTCTTGCAAGTTCTATTCCCGAGGTccattcgcagaggtggcacgtggtggtcagtcccaaaaaccatcatcatttggcaccCACCATGAGGCCAACATCCAAACTCGCCAGCCTCTTTTTTCCCTACCTCGCGTTTCGGACTTCCTCTCTTGACTTTAGACCTCGACCTTCCCACCTCCAGCTAAGTTCCAACGGTTTTTACTCCCTGCCATAACTCCTTGTATGGCTACCCGAAAAGACGTGACCCGCAGCCAGGCTGGGTTAATTTAGAGGCCCAAGAAGAGGATTCGTCGCCTCCAGTCCATCCAATGCTAGAAAATCGACTTACCAGGCTGGAAAATCAAGTCCAACAACTAACTGAGTTGCTGACCGGTTACCTACACCAGAATGAACAGCGCCACCTGCAGGAGCCCTCTTGTCGGTAAAGGTACTAGTCACCTCCTACTTAGGAGCTTCGTCCATCCCACCAGTCAGGCCAGAAAATCAATCCCTCTGAGGCGGTAGGATTCACTTCTTTCCCCTCGCAGGAATGAGGGACCTCGCAAGAAAAACGATTGTGTTTTCTGGAGCAACAAGTCCAAGAACTCAAGAAAGGAAATGAGGAGCTACCTCACTTCAGTTCTAACCAACCCCTAAGTAAGAACATCATGGCAGAGGTTCCTTCGGAGGGATTCTGTATCCGATCCATCAAGCTTTACGATGGGAATACAGACCCCTATGATCACATagagcttttctcctctcatATGCTAGTGTAGTCAGGATCAGATGCGATGTGGTGGCGGGCCTTTTCGGCTACTCAGGGAGGTCATGCCCGGACGTGGTACTTTTACCTTCCACATCGTTCCATCAACGGTTGGGGAGAGTTAAAGACATGTTTCGTAGCTCATTATGCTCCCCTGAAGTGGCACCGAAAGTCTTTTATGGCTTTGGTTAATGTCAAGCAAAACCAAGGTGAGTCTCTAAAGGATTTTGTGGCCAGGTTTAATGAGGAAGCTTTGAGCATCGACAAGTTCAATCAGCGAATTGCAATGGTGGCCCTCCATTTTGAGGGTTGGGCCGCTCGCTCAGTCCTTGGCCAAGACCCCCACCTCGCACCTTCACAGAAATCCTTGCCCGGGCTGACAAGTACATCAACGCTGAAGAAATAATGAGGGTCAAGTAAGATAAGAAGCTTGACAAGAAGGGTCAAGAgtcctaggccgtccacaagccaaagatAGACTAATGGCTGGAAGAAATTCAACATCCtcattcgcgtgggagtggcgacaatccagggtcaagtgccctaggccgtccccaagtcgaaggtggactaatggccacgaaaAAACTCATCCAAGGGCCACAAACCCTAGACCGTCCCCAGAGGTGGACTAATTATGGCCAAGGAAAACTCCAGCCCAATACCCTCATcagcgagggagtggctaaaatccaagggttatgagccctaggccgtccccaaagctggactaatggccaaggaaaaactctagcccaacaccctcctccgtgaggaagtggctaaaatccaaagGTCACTAGCCCTAGGCaatccccaaaggtggactaatgtcCAAGGATAAACTCCAGTCCAACACcttcctccgtgagggagtggctaaaatccaaggatCATGAGCCCTAGGTCATCCCTAAAGATGGACTAATAGCCAAGAAAAAGTCAGAACCCAACACCTtcattcgcgtgggagtggcaaAAAAttaagggtcaagtgccctaggccgtccataagccgaaggtggactaatggccagaaAAAATTTagagcccaacaccctcatTCGCGTAGGAGTggcaaaaatccaagggtcaagtacCCTAGGTCTTCCATAAGCTGAAGGTGAACTAATGaccaaggaaaaattctagcccaacaccctcctccgtgagggagtggttaaaatccaagggtcatgaaccctaggccgtccccaaaggtggactaatggccaaggaaaaaatttatagcccaacaccctccttcgcgtggaaGTGGCAAAAATCTAAAGGTCAAGTGCCATAGGCCGTGCACAAGTCAAAGGTGAACTAATGGTTAGAAAAAAGTCAGAGCCCAACACCCTTATTCATGTGGGAGTAGCgaaaattcaagggtcaagtgccctaggccgtccacaagccgaaggtggactaatggccgaaAAAAATTCAGAGCCCATCACCCTCTTCTGCGTGGGAGTGACTGAAATTCAAGGGTTAAAAGACCAAAGGATATCCCAACCTAATCAGCCAGACCAAGGGATCTCAGCCtgaccaggggaaatcccaacttGATTAGCCAGACCAAAGGATCTCAGCCTGACAAGtggaaatcccaacctgaccagAGGATATCCCAACCTGATCAACCAGACCAAGGGATCCCAGCCTGACCAAGGGAAATTCCAACCTGACTAGAGGATATCCCAGCCTGATAAGCCGGGCCAAGGAATCCCAGTTTGTCCAACCAGACCAGGGAATCCCAACCTGACCAGTCATGTCGCTCCATTATCTTACAGGCTACATCCCCACAAATAGCGCCAGGCATAACCAAGTCCGAAGTGTAGGCTATAGATTCGAGGCCAGGAATACCCAAGTCCGAAACTTCCACTCCTAAGGTCCATTTGTCGAGGCGACACATAGTGGCTGGTCTCACAgaccatcatcatcatttgtTGAGCTAAAAATACTCTTATGCACATTGGAAAAAATATACAGTTAAATAACCTCAAAAATTAAGCTACTCCTCGACCCAGTGTGATTCTCAGCTCagctcagctcaaggagtggggggcaagtgatgtggcactacctaaaattacaagaatacccctacACGCTAGTGGCCTCACTCGCCACGTGGATTGCCTAAAAGGCTGACatgtggcaagtcaacaatctggTGCGGAGTTCGAAAGATCTGGGCAGGACCACAAGACCGGTTCCATCTTGATCAGGGtcctcgggagtcgtgcccacCCATCTCGAATTTTATCTTGGGTACCTCAAAGCGGGCCCgcctataaaaaataaaggtcCTCATCAGATATAAAAAGCTCTCTAgttcttacatttattattaccAGGTCTGAACCTATAGTGTGGCCCAAGAGACGGTTGTCCCAAGGCCCAAAAATTCTGTTAATTTAGGGGACCCATAAATCTAGGGATAAATTGACCATTTTGTCTctgttttaaaataatagttttaCCCCTGTATAAAGTCTctcattctccaaaatttgcaaaatgcctaacatttctctctctctctctctcttgcaatctctctctctctcaaaaataCCTATGTAAATCACTACTTTTCCTTATTATAGTTAAGGCtcaataattgttttttattttaacacttTTATAATGCCACAACCAATTGGGTTTGGTTCCTGCTCAACCGTAAactcgttatatatatatatatttgctgatGTTGCTGATTTAGTGTTTACTAAAAGTTAAGATTAATTACAATACATAAATAGATTAAAATGTTGTATTAGTTTATCAGACAATGGGCTAAGACATGCACGTAATAGCTGACCATTTGGGATATACTATGTGATAAGACAGATTGAATGGATAGACTATGttgtctattaaaaaaaatgctcgaacaatttgattgatattattgccttcaaaattataaaaagagtagtttttaattgatcattttgaaaaaaaaaattactttattctttgatatggtatgaatatttattttttttgatattttattataaaaataaataaaatttgaatgtacaCTACGATTCAGGGGTCCATTTTATATTTCTGACTCagggccccaaaatctcaagtGCAGCACTAATTATTACCTGCATTTACTTTACTAATTTGAGTGTCGGAGTCCACACCGGAGGATCCTAGTCCTGtcactccattgtcttgcaggtttcATTCTTGAAGTCCGACATCGCTAAGTTCGAGGTACTATTCTCGAGGTCCATTCGCAAAGATGACATGTGATGGTCAATCCCAAAAACTATCATCAATTTTGTATCTAGAACCCTCTCACAAAGTAGCAAAATTTCAAATACAATAGTTTGTCATCGTCTTGCGAATCCATACATCTATTGCttgcttcttctcttctttctcgtCCTTTCTCATAAACCCTAAATCCTAGCTAGGTATAATTGGCTAATTACTTCTCTAATTGATCCCTCTTAAACATGctctttaattattaatcattgaTGAGTACTACTACTCCTACCAGCTACTATAATTCCCTCTATAAATATCGGCTATAGTGAACAACCAACAGTATTCCTCCATTGTCTCAACGCTTACAAAACCAAAGTCAAGTAAGCAACCACAATTATGCCCGGCGgctacctcttcttcttcttcttcgtcttcttcttcttcttcttcttcatttcccaATCCCACGCCAGTCCACTACAGAACAAGTCTCAATCTCTGGTTTTGGGCTTGATCCATTCCAGAGCCATCTTTTCTCCCCCATTAATGAAAGCCTCGACAGCTAAACTGACTTCTGAAACCTTAGACATGATGGAGCCGCTCAGAGAAGTCAGAGACGGCTATCTAATCTCCCTAACTCTGGGCACCCCGTCGCAggtatatatattgaattaacCTAAGCTTTTATATATCCCaagttcttaattaattatgatcTCAAGTGTAGAGGTATGGTTAACTTGTAAccatctttttaattatttataaatgtaaaattaaatagGCTCCTagtcctagctagctagctacgTACTCTTTTTACagcttcaaatatatatatatatgtgtgtgtgtgtgtgtgtgtgcaggtCGTCCCGGTCTACATGGACACCGGCAGCGACCTCACCTGGGTTCCATGCGGCAACCTCTCCTTCGACTGCATGGACTGCGACGACTACCGAAACAACAAGTTAATGGCCACTTTCTCTCCTTCctattcctcttcttcctcccgagACTCCTGCTCCAGTCGCTTCTGCATCGACATTCACAGCTCCGACAACTCCCTCGACCCCTGCGCCATCGCCGGCTGCTCTCTCACCACCCTTCTCAGGGCCACCTGCTCCAGGCCCTGCCCTTCCTTCGCCTACACGTATGGCCAAGGCGACGTCCTCGGATCCCTAACCAGAGATACCCTCAAGGTCCATGGAACCAGCCCTGGAAAAACCTGGCAGATTCCCAATTTCTGCTTCGGCTGTGTCGGCTCAACCTATAGGGAGCCGATTGGAATCGCAGGATTCGGAAGAGGCCCGCTCTCTCTTCCCTTTCAGCTAGGGTTTCTTCATAAGGGTTTCTCGCACTGTTTCCTGCCCTTCAAGTTCGCCAACAACCCCAACATTTCGAGCCCGTTGGTCGTCGGAGATGTCGCCGTTTCCGTGAAAGAGAATTTGCAGTTCACGCCGATGTTGAAGAGTTTCGTGTACCCTAACTACTACTACATCGGGCTGGAGGCAATAACCGTCGGCAACGGCAGCGCGGCGGCGGAGGTGCCGCTGAGTCTTCGAGAGTTCGACTCGTTCGGCAATGGCGGGATGCTGATTGACTCCGGCACGACGTACACTCACCTGCCGGAGCCACTTTACTCTCAGCTTCTCTCGGTGCTGCAGTCGCTGATATCATACCCTCGCGCCGGCGACGTGGAGGAGAGAAGTGGATTCGACCTCTGCTACAGGATTCCATGCCCTAACGGCAGTGTGGCTGACAAGGTTCCTCTGCCGGCGATAACTTTGCACTTCTTGAACAACGTGAGTTTGGAGATGCCGCAAGGGAACCATTTCTATGCCATGGCGGCGCCGAGTAACAGGACGGTGGTGAAGTGCTGGCTGTTCCAGAGCATGGAGGAGGGGGAGGAGGGGCCGGCGGGCGTGTTCGGGAGCTTCCAGCAGCAGAATGTGGAGGTCGTGTATGATTTGGAGAGGGAGAGGATTGGGTTTCGGCCAATGGACTGTGCTACAGCTGCGGCTTCTCAAGGCCTTCACCGAACGTGACTCcaatccatccatccatctgAGGTTTGTGGATCGATGTGGATTCGGATTCGGATTCGGATAAGTTGGTGTTGTACTGTTGCTTTCTGTCTTTTTTGAGTATTGTGGGTGCGTGCGTGCTTGCTTGCTTGGGGTTGGGGCAACCCacccttattattattagatttctGCTATAAGCTCTTAATTTGGTTCTAAATTACATAATAGTTAAGTGCCTGTGGCCCTGTAATAAAGACTATTGGAGATGCTGCTATCTATCAGGACTCCAATTGCAtattcatctttaattatttgcaatatgtttcttctttttaatgtatatttgcctaaataaaacataatataacataataactaatgataataaattgtttttatttttaaatgtgcAGTAAATGAtgtcataaaataatttaacaaaagaaattcgaggtataaaatgttattaggcttttaaacatatataattatacttacttctatatatattttgtgatatTAAAGTAGTGATTTTGTTTAATTAGTTTTTGGATATAGTTGGTGTACGTACGTAAGTGAAAAAATGTTGGATTTTAGTTACATTAATCTTTTGTAATTgatttgtctaactattataaTTAATGTACAGTTAACTAATTGTAACATATGTCACAGCATTTAAAAATGCCATTCAGTGACATTTTTAAATGTCACTAgaacttatttttcttgtagttaTGATATTATTTAAGCAACAAATCCTAGTGGAGAGAGCTTACATACACCCTATAGATATTCATGTGATTAAATGCCTCTCTTGGGGAGTAACATCTACCATCCGCATCAACACAATATTACACTTACGAGTTTAATACctctattttgaattttgaaggtttgatatatattttttaaatttatctaataatttttgaaaaaaatcacataattttttatttaacatttctcatatatacttttctctcttcctccaaataaatatatattagaccttacaaataaaaaaaataacgtaTATATCCTCCAGTGTATTCCAAAAAATACatcaaacagtttgataaaaattttgaaatgcttCTCAACTTTAtattgatcattccatatcttggtttaaaaaatatttcaactttatcttgatataattttatcttatttattttaataaacgctACTTAGTAGAGTACTAACATACATGACGCCAATGCATAGAAGGTGCATTTGGGCTGGAATATTTAGGCCAATCATTTTGGATTTAgcatttcaaattataaatttgtgttgGGCCACATTTTATTCAAGGGATGTCTATTTGGGTCCAAATCAATTTTGGATTTGGGCTAAAAGAATAGGCCCCAACCAAAACCTAACTCAACCAAAGCCCGCCCCCTAGGGAGCACCTTGATATAGAAGTTTACCCTGTAACCtgctatattaatattttttatatataattaaagctcaaattatttttggagatgaagttaaatatagatatatatatattttattattcaaacaacataataaaaaattagaagtatTGGATTTCAAACCCGTccgtttatattatatttaattagacAACTGAGTTataaatgtaataatttaaaatagacCTATCCAAACACAATCTTAGAGCAATTCTATTACCTTGCCTGTAAGAATAAGATACCTGAGTTTGGCATTGTATTGAGATTTTGGGTGATGAGAATCACTTTTATATAAAGTATTTTTATAAGAATCACGATGGTGATTTCAAAATTAAGGACAGAGGCTAGAAATAACATACAATGAGAAGCTAAACCTGCCCCCAACAAGGAAGCAGGAAGCAAGTCAGAATCTGGATACAGGATGGAGGGATGGAGGATGGATCAGCGAGAGAAACGTGCAAGGAAAGGAACCAAATGCGGAGCAAAGGGACCATGAGATTTAGCTGTAATGGCCCAATAAACGAAGAATGAATAACACACAGCACAGGGAAGGGAAGGGGTGGCTTACAACAGGAGACAGGAGACAGGAGGCAACCACCTACCTAGCCTGCTGTAGTGGAAGAGGCAAGGGCACCCAAAACAGTCCCCCATTCCCCGCACCAAAACTTGCATTTGACAAGCTAAGCATCATACATACCGTATGACcagcaaattaaattaaattgatacCTCATGGGTAGGTACCACACTGTCAGGGTCCAGGGAGGAAAGCCCGTACCCCCCACTCTTCGGCCCCTTCTCTCAACTTTTTGGCCCTCACACGCTACTTGTCATATTTACTTGgcgagaaaaaaataataataggaaCAGAGAAATTACAAGGTTCTAACATCAATGTCCAAGTGCGTGGTGCGTGGTGGATGGTGCAGTGCAGGCAACTTTATTATCACTTTTTCTATTTCTGTATTGAATAAGTAAAACCTACCTATTTGAATTCTACATAACATAGCTTCAATAACATTATTCAGAAAAACgaaaaacagaagaaaaacTGGATGAGAAGATGCGAAGGGAAAGAGTAATAAAGGCCAAAGGTCAGAAGGAAGGCTTTATGTCAGAAAAGGACAGGAGAGGGACAGAgatagacagagagagagagagcgcaccTAGCTATTTAGATATaaacttttaataatttatattatatttagtattagcgattagttattatttaataataataataataattaattattattaacaaatatcaCGCAAAAGttttatatacaaatatcaTAGTTGCAATAATTATAAGAGAGGAAGCCAGGGAAGTGGCAGAAGAGAGACAAGGGAGCAATGGGAAAGAGAAGATGGCAGCTGGGGCTGGGGTTGGGGTTGGGAGTGTAATAATGTAATGTAATTACAGGCGATCCATGATTGACTGGTCGCCTTTGACCAGTCTCAGCTAACCCATTCCCATTCCCAGCAACCTGTGGCTGTTGCTGCCCAGTGCCCAGACCTTCTCACTTCACTAACCCCACCCACCCATTAGGACTGAGATCACTCACAAGATTCGATATTATTGCCCGTTGGATACAAATAACACTCTTCAAGCCGTCAATTGAACCGTACCATTACCATTTCTCTCTTCGCTTCATATCCATTTGCTTTCGGGGATGGGGTTGTGACAAATATCACTTCCTTGCTCACGAGGGTTTAAAAATTTTCAGccaaatttatacatgcaaatttgtatttattaacTTAGCATGCATAATTTATGATCTATTATGTGTATATAGTAATTagaaaagttaataaatttatttttattttcttttatataaaaaGTATGATGGAGTCCACTGAGGTGATAGTCGTCCGGCACTTGAGTGTGTGTTTAGTGAAGGAAATGTTCCCTCCTACTCTCCCTCCCATGTTGCCCCCATTAACTAGAGCTTATGTGATCTTTCTACATGACAATCCAACTAAACAAGTGAATGATGACGTTACTATTATTTAACAAGGTTTGATAATTAggtttctcaaatattttatagcTATACGTACGTATCTTGTGAATTTCTATACGAATGGCTCAACTGTAACGCCTAACACAAAAGGATGCATATGGGCACAAGTTTAAATCTAGATTACAGTCAATCCCAAGTCCCTTCATCTCTAGTGTTATCTTTTGTTTACTAATTATAATATACATGTCCGCGCGCGCCCGCGAGCGGATGTCGGTGACTCAAATTCTCTTAGTTTgcattttaccatttttttttttttggagatttATGGTGGTAGCAGAGGGATTGGGCCTTGGGCCAATCTATTTTGATATAGTAAAATGAATCTGGTGGCGTTGAAGATTAATTGGGCCGCACCAGGAAATAGGAATTCCACACATGATTTGAACAGTAAATCGAGAGTTGCCAGTTGCCCGATCAATCAAATCCATCAATATGTAATAGTGAATCAAAGATTCGATGATGGTGATGATTACAGTTAAAACTAATAATGGATTAAATGAAAACGACAGCAACGTCAACCTGCGATCATCACTTCGTCATCTATGTACAAAAGCCACTCCAATGgcatcaatctctctctctctctctctctccctgtgaaattaattaagaataatgaATAATGTAGGACGGGTGGTTCATCAGTTTGGAGTGGATTGATTTCTGTGGGAGCTGGCGAAGGCGAGGATGGAGCTTGCGAGCTTGTTAATGGCGTCGGCGAGGCCACTGATGCCTTGTCTGGTCATCTCCATCCTCGACTCCTCCATCTGAAGCCTCCTCTCCTGCAAGCTCA from Diospyros lotus cultivar Yz01 chromosome 8, ASM1463336v1, whole genome shotgun sequence carries:
- the LOC127808399 gene encoding probable aspartyl protease At4g16563, coding for MKASTAKLTSETLDMMEPLREVRDGYLISLTLGTPSQVVPVYMDTGSDLTWVPCGNLSFDCMDCDDYRNNKLMATFSPSYSSSSSRDSCSSRFCIDIHSSDNSLDPCAIAGCSLTTLLRATCSRPCPSFAYTYGQGDVLGSLTRDTLKVHGTSPGKTWQIPNFCFGCVGSTYREPIGIAGFGRGPLSLPFQLGFLHKGFSHCFLPFKFANNPNISSPLVVGDVAVSVKENLQFTPMLKSFVYPNYYYIGLEAITVGNGSAAAEVPLSLREFDSFGNGGMLIDSGTTYTHLPEPLYSQLLSVLQSLISYPRAGDVEERSGFDLCYRIPCPNGSVADKVPLPAITLHFLNNVSLEMPQGNHFYAMAAPSNRTVVKCWLFQSMEEGEEGPAGVFGSFQQQNVEVVYDLERERIGFRPMDCATAAASQGLHRT